The sequence below is a genomic window from Mus musculus strain C57BL/6J chromosome 4, GRCm38.p6 C57BL/6J.
TTATCATTCAACTATTAAAGCTCTCTATGAGAATATAaaattttggggggtggggggagttgagacagggtttctgtgtatagccttGTCtatcctagaactcgctctgtagaccaggctggcctcaaatgcaaagagatccccctgcctctaccttccaaatacTGGGACTAGAAGGATGCGCCACACTGCCTAGGGAAAATATTCCTTTTTAATAAATGATTATCTTTAAATACTATGTATAACGCACTATAGTAGcatttaaaataacaattataATCTTTAAACAAGGAAAAAATTTTTCTGAAGATGAGATTATTTTATACAATATTCATTTAGGAGATTGAGAATCAAAGTCAGAAGCTAAATAGAGTCTAGAGATACAGCTCACTCCCCTAATGTGTGTGAGGCCCTGGTTTGGATCTCTAGCATTTAAAAGAAACCAAtttaatagaaaaatttaaaagcctgAGCTAGATATGGTGAGTCGTGTTTGTAATCCccgcacttaggaagcagaggcatgaCTGCTGAAAGATCTAGGCCAGTCAGACTtacagactgaattccaggccagccatggacCAGACACTATTTTTATACACATATTTCATTAATTCTTGCTGTAACATACAGTAACATTTACTCAATTTATAGTAAAGATTATCAGGTGGATGGGTACAGCTTAGCAGTACAGTATATGATTAGCATGTACAATACACTAGGCTTAATCCTTattatcaaaaaaagaaagaagtttgctgggtgtggtggtgacactttaataccagcactcaggaggcagaggtaagtttctctgagtttgaggccagcctggtctacagagtgagttccaggacagcagggactAAACAGAAAAACTCTatctaggaaagaaagaaaaaaaaaaacaaaccacaaatcaaaagataaaagaaaaagaagtttgaaGAAGCATCAAAGGTTGAAAAACGAAAGTAATGGTGTCAATCAGGATTCAAACCCTAATTCATTTGAACACAAATTCTGCTAACCGCAAACAAAATTATCATTGTGGAATATATGATGGCCACAGGGGGTTTTTatatgtttactttttaaaagagatttatttatttattttatgtatatgagtacactgtagctgtgtttagacacactggatcccattacagatggttgtaagccgccatggggttgctgggaattgaattcaggacctctggaagagcagtcagtgctcttaaccactgagccatctctccaaccagttttatgcattttatatatgGAAGTTAAGTACATAGGAATTCTTTCTGAATGAAAATAACTTCCTTTCTACTATGTCTTGAAAAAATGTACTTACTCTGTTTGATGAACTGGACACAACTGGAATTCTCACTTCACAACCTGATTTATGTGAGCCACTGTTTTTCCTGTTGGGGACCTCTGAATGGTTGGAGATCTGAGAGAACACAGGGGTAGGTTTCTTACTTTCAGGTATATTTTTATCAGAGGCAGTTTGTTCGATGTTATTGtttgaaggagaagaaagcagggGCCCATCCCAAGCAGAGGTATTGGGACTGACCCCTTCAGGCTCAGTGCAACGTTTACTCTCATTAGGTTGAGGGTCATCTTCTCTCGTCTGTTCCCGAAGGGAGGCAGGATTTTCCGTTTCTTTGGAGGAATCGATCTTGTCTTTATCAAGCACAGGATCACAAACTGTTGGATTAAATGGTGCGACAACAGTTACTTTTATAAGATTCTTTTCAAGTACAAAGTGTCTGTTTAATGATTTACTAGGAGTAGGTCCATGACCAACTGATGTACTTAGTTGAGGTAGTTTTAGGAAGCCAGGGGTTTCAGCTGCTGGTCCCAAGCTGTACAAAGAATTTTCTTGAGGAATATCAGGTAGAATTTGACTCTTTCTTGGTCTATACTCATTATGCCCACCATCATCGTCCTTCAAGAGCATCTCAATCTCTTCCTCTGTGAAACTGAAATGGCCATCATCTTCTTCTCCATCAGAAAACTCCAACAAGGAGTCATCCAACTCATCTTCATCCAAGGAACCCCAAGGAAATGAGGCATTGCTTTTAGGCAGAAAAGAGGCACCAGAAGACTGTTCAGAGGGCAAGAGTGAACACGTCATATCTGGAAAAATATGAGGAAGTTTGTGCTGAAGAACAAGAAATATCTTAAACCAACTCCAATCTACTATGTGTATACAGGAGGCATCCTAGGATCTCAAATGCTGTTGCTTGCACAGTCACTTGTAACTTGAGAAATAATTAAGATATTTAATCTTACTAGcattatgaaaataaatgtttaaataagaTATTTCTGATTTGGGTTGGTGAGGCTGTAGAGACAAGCACTTACTCCCAGTAAAGCATAAGTTCAAGTGATTTTGTGGAGAGTAACTTGGCAACATCATCTGATTTACTAATCCTCACTTCTGCAAGTTTATCAGACTGAATTACCTACCTCaaatgcacacagaaacacagggaTGTTTAAATCAGTATTATTCGAAACAGTTAAATATTAGAGGCAACCTAAATGTCCACCTCTAAGAGAAATGTTCAATAAAATCATGTTCATGTCAAAAACATTTTTCAACTACTTAAAAGTACATTAAAGTAGATTTATATGTACTACCACAGAGTGTCTATAATAGTCAAGCAGAATATATGTTTTGTGAAATGTTTTAGAAATGATGCTTCGCTCTCCAGTTCTCACGACTGCACCTGGAGCCTCATGCATGCTATGCAAGCCCTCTCACATCCCCAGGCTActtcttactttttaattttagataGAGTTTTACTCAGATGCCCAGACTAGATCtaacttgctctgtagcacaaccaggccttgaatttgcaatcctcctgcctcagtctccacagaagctgggattccaggcttgTGAACCAACtgaaacatacatacactcatacactcatacatacatacatacatacacacacacacacacacacacacacacacacacatacattttttaaatgaaaataaaatttaaaaaaaatcatgagaggaaagtagatagataaatgttgttgagtataggtggtacatgcctttaatcccagcactcaggaggtaaaagCAAGAGAATGTTACAGGTAagccaaagctatacagtgagaccccatttcaaaaaacaaaaattataaaagatgTCTTGCATACTGTGTGGAGCTGCTGGAGCAATCTCTGCCTTTGCCACGAGACCAAATGGAAAAAGGTTTCAACTCCCGCTGGCTGTTCCTTCCAGGAGACTTGTCAAAGTGATTGACTCCCACCTTCCTGCAGGCACAAGGAAAATTAAAGGATCTTCTCATCACTCTCAACCCCGGTAATTACAAAGTCAACTGCATTATGCTTCAAGGTGTTCCATCTATTAattttgatcttgattttttaaaaataccagcAAGTTGGATTATTTTCAGTGAAGAACACCAAAGAAAAATCTTTAGAGGAAAAAATTATGCAACTAAGAACTGGCTTAGTTCCTCCAACAACCGGCACTTTCTTATGACTGCTGTTGGGTAAATAAGGACTAGGAGTCCTAAGACCTAAGATCTGGCTCTGTCACTAACTAGTACTAACCATTTAAGCCACTTAGCCATTTGGACTTGTTCCTTGTAAAATAGAAAAGGGTTGGAGGAGGAGACCATGTCAAAGATTTTAACCAAACTAAAAATGATAACCACTCCAAAAACCAATCAAGCCGCTTCctcattttcattatatataaaatacaaagaaaaagtcAGCAGAGATATAAATACAAAAATTGTTGCTTATTATCAATTGTAGAGTCAAGTGTCAACATCATTCAACTCTTTTTCTACATGAATGTTTACTTGTATAATTAAAACTTAGTGTGGTGGTTAGGGATGTGGCTGAGTAGTGTTTGCTTAGCATACATAGTGGGCTGGGATTATTGGCACACACCACTATATCTACTTTATGTGTTACTGGGGATCACCCAGTGAAGCGCTTTGctaatgctaggcaagtgcttgttttttgaggtagagtctcatACAGTTCAGGCTGGCATCCAAATCCCGATGTAGTGGAATGgaactcctgttcctcctccacctcccaagtgctaggattacaggaatgtACCTCTTCACTTGGCTTCTTTTATagcctgtttctttgttttttttgagacaaggtttctctgtgtatccctggctgtcctggaacttgatctgtagatcaggctggcttggaactcagagatcttcctgcctgtctctgcctcctaaatgctgggattaaacacgtGAGCCAACAGCTTCCGCCCAGCcctttttggcttttcgagacagggtttctttgtgtagccctgactatcctggacttgatttgtagacctggcctggaactcagagacccacctgcctctgctgtttAAAGCTTCTTTAACTAAAATCCCCTTTACTTTACCAGCCCCCATACCACACCTTattctgagttctaggtcagctgaTCTGCAGAATGAGCCAGACAAAGCTATACAGTCTCAAAACATACCCTGtatcgttttgtttttgttgttgttgttttttgacagCAGTAACTTCTAGGCCTTCTAAATTTAGTATGCTTGCTAATATACTATGGAGTATATAAATACTAAAGATAAGTTTTTATTacttgaaaaaataatttaacctACCCTAAAATGCCCCAGAAGCTGCCCTAGGTCTCACAGATGTCATCCATCATCCAGAGACACACAATGAGCTCCTCTCATAATGTCCCAAGTGGCAAAAGCATCAAAAACAATATCACGTTCATatacacaaagagacaaagacattTTAACTCATACAACCCATTCTCTTTGCAACTTTAGTTCCTGAATTTCAAGATAATTTTttcaaaaattctttttaattgaAACAAGCCTGGCACAGCAGTATTCAGCACTcagtagcactcaggaggcaaagtcaTGTGACTctctgagagttccaggacagcctggtctacacagagagttccaggacagcctggtctacacagagagttccaggacagccagggctatagagagaaaccttgtctcaaacaaacaaacaaacaaaaagcttgtAAGTAACATAACTTAACTCCCATGGCCACCACTTAGCCCTCTCCCCCACCAACCCCACTGCTAATCTCTTATTCCAGCCTTCTCtcctttaataaattattttgaaataaatctcAGGTATCACAccgttttaattataaaattcctTATCCTAAAATATCCTgctcaggggctggagaagtggcgtaatggttaaaagcactggctgctcttctgggggCCTAGGCaccattcccagtacccacatggtggttcaatcTACTGTAACATGttcagacatacaagcaggcaaaacatctacacacataaaaaaggaaaataaataatttaaactcCTGCTCAATTTTCCAATTATCTTGTCATATTTTTCAGGCttgaggaaaacaaacaagccatCACTTAAATAAGGCCCATAAAATGCAACAGGCTGATATATCTTCTAAAGATTTCCTACCTTTTCCCTACTGTAattatctgttaaaaaaaaagtttctatgaTATATAGAAAtcacaaaattataaaaaatatttaaaaaataaaaaacaccaaaTTCAGGATAGCAATAACTTCTGGTAGTGGCAAGGAGAAATGAATAGCTTCGGTCTATCTGTAATGTTTTGGTATTGTAATGAgtcaaggtctcatgtagcccaggctatcctgaaatttgctatatagccaaggatgtccTGACTCTCCCTCCTTGTTAGCCTCACAAGTCCTAGAACTACAGGTAGTatacctggattttttttttaaatcagtagaGGTAGACTATAAACCTGGAAAGTAAGTATAatggtaattattattattatgctacCTTGCTTAATTTTCTGtttgaaatatctaataaaacaacaCTCTTAGAAAATGGCTAGCTGTCTCAGTGAGGAAAGGACCACAAGCCTGGACATCTGAATTTACTCTCTAGTACccatataaagatagaaagagccgggcatggtggtacacgcctttagtcccagcacttgggaggcagaggtaggcggatatctgagttcaaggccagcctggtctacaaagagagttccaggacagttagggctatgcagagaaaccctgtctcaaaaaaccaaaaagaaaaacaaaaaaaagatagaaggaaagaattgactCATCTCAGACCTCCACTTCCACACGATACACATGCACAAAAGCttgcacaccatacacacagatacacaaattgttttaaaaaaaaaaaaaaagtttggattTTGAGTAGTCTCACTATGTCTCCCTGATTGGCTtggtactcactatgtagaccaggctggcctaggtgGATGTGATGACATACACATTTAATCCTATCAGTCAactggcagagacaggtggatctctgtgagttcaatgcctgCCTGGCCTACACTGTCAGTTCCCGGCCAGtctgggcaacacagtgagaccctgtctcaaaaagcaaaccacAACAAAAATGAAGTTATAAAGCCAGTGAGAAAGATGTACCAAACACACCTATAAAGTAGGTGTAATGAAAATTCTCCACCTATAAAACAGGAAACCTCACAGTCCATTAGTCTCATGAGGTTATTATAAATACTAAGAAAGACATGAACATAAGGCACTTAGTCCACCAGCTATGGTTATTTCATCCCACCACCTACATCCATCTCACCGGAAGAGCCTTAAGCACAAGAATGATAGGAAAAAAGGCTAAACTGGCAAGAATCTTCCCCAGACTCGATTTAGGAATTATTTAGTATGATCTACTTAGTGAAGCACTTAACCATATTGTCAGTAAACTAATTTAGGACTAGACTGGATGGGTAACTGAAATATCAGGTAAATTCTTTAAATTAATGGCCCATGAAGTAGCTTGTATTAGAGGCACTGGGCTAAAATTCAATGACCTCGGCAATTCATTTAAGTCTCTGAACTTCAATATAAATGAGAACACTCATCTGAAAAAGGCAGACACACTGGCGCTCACTTGTCTGTATTTCCAGAATGTTGGTGGGGGAGGCAAGAGGATGAGGCGTTCAAGGCTACCTGAGGCTTCATCTCAAGTTCCAAACCATAGGGGCTACACAGGACAAAggtgggagggaaaaggaggggttTGACATAAAGTCAACTTGAATTTTCAAGGGAGGGAAGCCTTCAATATGGCAAGGCATGGAGACAtttgcctttcatcccagcacctaGAGGAGACAGAGTTGGGTGCATCTCagcattctaggccagcctggtctacactgcaAGTTCCTGGCTAGTggtacacagtaagaccctgtctcaaaaaaaaaaaaaaaatcataatccaCAGAATAATATTATGTTAATAATAAACATCGTGAACCTCTTAAGTGTCACAATCCCCCCTCTCGAATGCTACATCACCTGCCATTCTTGGCACTTGCCTGGTAAATCTTTCAAACATGGACGCTTATTTTTCAGGGAGGAATATTTTCCTATTTCTAAATTCTCTTAATTCTGCTCCACATCTCTGTGTGACCCTATTCTGTCCTTCTACTTCCCTCACCTGTCCACCCCCGTCTTCACACTTTAGTGTACCACCCCCTCTCTGTTCTCTAACCTCCTGGTTGCAACC
It includes:
- the S100pbp gene encoding S100P-binding protein isoform 3 (isoform 3 is encoded by transcript variant 3), producing the protein MTCSLLPSEQSSGASFLPKSNASFPWGSLDEDELDDSLLEFSDGEEDDGHFSFTEEEIEMLLKDDDGGHNEYRPRKSQILPDIPQENSLYSLGPAAETPGFLKLPQLICDPVLDKDKIDSSKETENPASLREQTREDDPQPNESKRCTEPEGISNHSEVPNRKNSGSHKSGCEVRIPVVSSSSNRHAFDKDSGEAKGERRLGKVIPVLQTRTRMFSQSELEKQKDIYLSKVIAHIEDPGDSNQGTLGELDALMDQVHMQHPDWQHPSDLTTRNYARFRQRPLQRYSLSQWVDRNKRSHHRFQRLPDFSYSPYVSSHQQ
- the S100pbp gene encoding S100P-binding protein isoform 4 (isoform 4 is encoded by transcript variant 12); protein product: MTCSLLPSEQSSGASFLPKSNASFPWGSLDEDELDDSLLEFSDGEEDDGHFSFTEEEIEMLLKDDDGGHNEYRPRKSQILPDIPQENSLYSLGPAAETPGFLKLPQLSTSVGHGPTPSKSLNRHFVLEKNLIKVTVVAPFNPTVCDPVLDKDKIDSSKETENPASLREQTREDDPQPNESKRCTEPEGISNHSEVPNRKNSGSHKSGCEVRIPVVSSSSNRHAFDKDSGEAKGERRLGKVIPVLQTRTRMFSQSELEKQKDIYLSKVIAHIEDPGDSNQGTLGELDALMDQVHMQHPDWQHPSDLTTRNYARFRQRPLQRYSLSQWVDRNKRSHHRFQRLPDFSYSPYVSSHQQ
- the S100pbp gene encoding S100P-binding protein isoform 2 (isoform 2 is encoded by transcript variant 10); this encodes MTCSLLPSEQSSGASFLPKSNASFPWGSLDEDELDDSLLEFSDGEEDDGHFSFTEEEIEMLLKDDDVCDPVLDKDKIDSSKETENPASLREQTREDDPQPNESKRCTEPEGISNHSEVPNRKNSGSHKSGCEVRIPVVSSSSNRHAFDKDSGEAKGERRLGKVIPVLQTRTRMFSQSELEKQKDIYLSKVIAHIEDPGDSNQGTLGELDALMDQVHMQHPDWQHPSDLTTRNYARFRQRPLQRYSLSQWVDRNKRSHHRFQRLPDFSYSPYVSSHQQ
- the S100pbp gene encoding S100P-binding protein isoform X3, with the translated sequence MTCSLLPSEQSSGASFLPKSNASFPWGSLDEDELDDSLLEFSDGEEDDGHFSFTEEEIEMLLKDDDVCDPVLDKDKIDSSKETENPASLREQTREDDPQPNESKRCTEPEGVSPNTSAWDGPLLSSPSNNNIEQTASDKNIPESKKPTPVFSQISNHSEVPNRKNSGSHKSGCEVRIPVVSSSSNRHAFDKDSGEAKGERRLGKVIPVLQTRTRMFSQSELEKQKDIYLSKVIAHIEDPGDSNQGTLGELDALMDQVHMQHPDWQHPSDLTTRNYARFRQRPLQRYSLSQWVDRNKRSHHRFQRLPDFSYSPYVSSHQQ
- the S100pbp gene encoding S100P-binding protein isoform 1 (isoform 1 is encoded by transcript variant 7), whose product is MTCSLLPSEQSSGASFLPKSNASFPWGSLDEDELDDSLLEFSDGEEDDGHFSFTEEEIEMLLKDDDGGHNEYRPRKSQILPDIPQENSLYSLGPAAETPGFLKLPQLSTSVGHGPTPSKSLNRHFVLEKNLIKVTVVAPFNPTVCDPVLDKDKIDSSKETENPASLREQTREDDPQPNESKRCTEPEGVSPNTSAWDGPLLSSPSNNNIEQTASDKNIPESKKPTPVFSQISNHSEVPNRKNSGSHKSGCEVRIPVVSSSSNRHAFDKDSGEAKGERRLGKVIPVLQTRTRMFSQSELEKQKDIYLSKVIAHIEDPGDSNQGTLGELDALMDQVHMQHPDWQHPSDLTTRNYARFRQRPLQRYSLSQWVDRNKRSHHRFQRLPDFSYSPYVSSHQQ